Sequence from the Wielerella bovis genome:
ACCTACTGTAAATTGTTTGTTGATACGCGCTTGGTTTTGCAGATAAAAACCCAGTTGTGTCGCTTTGATATTTTGGCGTGGTGCAGCAGAAACATTTTGTGCTTGTCCCCAACCAGCTTGTGGATTCAATAAATTAGTTGAAGTAGTTGAACCAAAGAAAGTGTATAACGCATCTACTTTTTGATTACGATAATCCACACCACCTACCAATGTGTTATCTAACCAATTATTTTTAAATTTCCAAGTTAAACGGTTATCAAAATTATGGCTTTTAGATGTACCGTTATTGAAGACTACACCACGCGAAACAACATAATTTGTTGCAAAAGGATAAACATACGCACCACGATGATAATTATCTGCCTTACTATAACGATAGCTACTATTAAACGTCAGATTATTATCCAATTTATGCGAAAACTCATAACCCAAACCATATTGTTTATTGGTTTCCGTATCATTCACAGGGTCGCCATAATTACTGCTGCGGCTAATATAACTGCCGTCAGGGAATGGGCGTAACGTACCTTCCTGTGGCAAAAAGTTGCTGCTTGGTGTCCCCTTATCACGTTGATAACTTGCCAAAATATCCAAACGTGTGTGTGGCGTAATGTCCCATTGTACAGTCGGAGCAATATACAAGGTGCCATTATCCGTTTTGTCCCATTCGCCGTCCGCATGTTTATACGAACCCGTTACGCGATAACGCAAGCTATTATCCGCATTCAGGCTGCCTGTATAATCTCCAGCCAAACCATAGTGCCCTTTATTACCACCACTCAAACGCACTTCGCCTTTACCTACTTGATTGCGATTGGCACGTTTACTGATGTAATTAATCAAGCCACCAGAATTTGCCGCACCAAAGGTAATAGAATCTGCACCTTTGGTTACTTCCACCGCTTCCACACCATAAATTTCAGTCAATGGTTTAAAAAAACCATATTCAAACACAGGCATGCCGTTTACCGCTTGAGTTGCTTCCGTACCGCGCACACGGAACCAGTTGGTATTGGTGTCGCTACCAAAAATCTGATTGGAAAAACCTGCTTGATAACGCGCAATTTCATCGGTTTTTTGCACGTTTTGCGCTTCTAAATTTTCGCGCGAAATCGCTACCGCAGATTTGGCTTGACGAAATGGCACAACGCCAACACGGTTCATACTGCCCGTTAC
This genomic interval carries:
- a CDS encoding TonB-dependent siderophore receptor; this translates as MQTKTIFTRTLLAASLFTMFQAAYAESETQKQELQNVVVTGSMNRVGVVPFRQAKSAVAISRENLEAQNVQKTDEIARYQAGFSNQIFGSDTNTNWFRVRGTEATQAVNGMPVFEYGFFKPLTEIYGVEAVEVTKGADSITFGAANSGGLINYISKRANRNQVGKGEVRLSGGNKGHYGLAGDYTGSLNADNSLRYRVTGSYKHADGEWDKTDNGTLYIAPTVQWDITPHTRLDILASYQRDKGTPSSNFLPQEGTLRPFPDGSYISRSSNYGDPVNDTETNKQYGLGYEFSHKLDNNLTFNSSYRYSKADNYHRGAYVYPFATNYVVSRGVVFNNGTSKSHNFDNRLTWKFKNNWLDNTLVGGVDYRNQKVDALYTFFGSTTSTNLLNPQAGWGQAQNVSAAPRQNIKATQLGFYLQNQARINKQFTVGLGVRHDRAENEENISNQKIKDNHTSYSASVMYHAPKGFNPYISYNESFRLLNGVDGLNNLHDPNITKQTEIGVKYAPAWLDGNLSLAAFRAKDKGALYSRLVNGAMITENDSDTTRKGIEFQADANVLENLNVSTAYTYLSVVQNNTGGDVRQPLFPKHTLSLKTAYTFNQGSLNGLVLGAGMRYIGNSVTANGSLYSGAKVPSATLFDVMARYPFGNNWTAQLNVDNVGDRRYLGGCDYYCYYGAGRNINASISYKF